In a genomic window of Roseimicrobium gellanilyticum:
- a CDS encoding YdeI/OmpD-associated family protein, with amino-acid sequence MDCRPSRTQDPDEWIATCPTFSKPLCEEVREWMFRWEPDLTESINSNMLCYSLKKRVVSLGAFNDHAEICFYRGGELNDAAKLFNHGEGNMGIRGIKLKSLDELDKAALRALVHAAVALDAQPALPPPPKVKREAWPMPPLLAEGLKKNKKAAAFFASLKPTYQREYMVWVGTAKREETQQARLKETLKALAAGKKWAQRKEV; translated from the coding sequence ATGGACTGCCGCCCCTCACGCACCCAGGATCCGGATGAGTGGATAGCCACGTGCCCAACCTTCTCCAAGCCGCTGTGTGAGGAGGTGCGCGAGTGGATGTTTCGCTGGGAGCCTGACCTCACGGAATCCATCAACAGCAACATGCTCTGCTACTCGCTGAAGAAGCGTGTGGTCTCGCTGGGTGCCTTCAATGATCATGCCGAGATCTGCTTCTATCGCGGTGGAGAGCTGAACGATGCCGCGAAGCTTTTCAACCACGGCGAGGGCAACATGGGCATCCGCGGCATCAAGCTCAAGTCACTCGATGAATTGGACAAAGCGGCGCTGCGTGCCCTCGTGCATGCCGCCGTGGCGTTGGATGCGCAACCTGCACTGCCACCACCGCCCAAGGTGAAGCGCGAAGCCTGGCCCATGCCACCACTGCTGGCGGAGGGACTGAAGAAAAACAAAAAAGCCGCGGCCTTTTTCGCCAGTCTCAAGCCCACGTATCAGCGCGAGTACATGGTGTGGGTGGGCACTGCCAAGCGTGAAGAGACGCAACAAGCGCGGCTCAAGGAAACGCTGAAGGCATTGGCCGCCGGGAAGAAGTGGGCGCAGCGGAAGGAAGTGTAG
- a CDS encoding 3-deoxy-7-phosphoheptulonate synthase yields the protein MPRVTDLHVVTNTALPAPQEMVREIPRTEVHAEFVAKARGEIENILSGNDERLLVIVGPCSIHDLKAGREYAERLATLAHEVRERMLLVMRVYFEKPRTSLGWKGLIMDPHLDGTNDIPGGLRMARTFLRDVLDCGVATATEMLDPITPQYIADLTCWSAIGARTVESQTHRQMASGLSMPVGFKNATSGAVLPAINAIKAATQPQTFLGISEDGRASVVNTTGNAASHLILRGGEDGPNFDAASVSSALADLEKHKLPPVVMIDASHANCGKDCTRMPDSFRQIVRQRVTGTRGIIGAMLESNLVAGAQTLGTSREGLVYGQSITDQCMDWETTQELLWEAAGCLPCSTIRQTVFA from the coding sequence ATGCCTCGCGTCACAGACCTTCACGTTGTCACCAATACCGCCCTGCCTGCACCCCAGGAGATGGTGCGGGAGATTCCGCGTACTGAGGTGCATGCGGAGTTTGTGGCGAAGGCGCGCGGTGAAATCGAGAACATCCTCAGTGGGAACGATGAGCGCCTCCTGGTCATCGTGGGACCGTGCTCGATCCATGACCTGAAGGCCGGGCGTGAGTATGCGGAGCGGCTGGCCACGCTGGCCCATGAGGTGAGGGAGCGTATGCTTCTGGTGATGCGTGTGTATTTCGAGAAGCCGCGCACCTCCCTTGGGTGGAAGGGGCTCATCATGGACCCGCATCTGGATGGTACGAATGACATTCCCGGTGGCCTGCGCATGGCCCGCACGTTCCTGCGGGATGTGCTGGACTGCGGTGTGGCCACCGCCACCGAGATGTTGGATCCCATCACACCACAATACATCGCGGACCTCACGTGCTGGAGCGCCATCGGTGCACGGACGGTGGAGTCCCAGACACACCGGCAGATGGCCAGCGGTCTTTCCATGCCTGTGGGGTTCAAGAACGCCACCTCCGGCGCCGTGCTTCCTGCCATCAATGCCATCAAGGCGGCGACCCAGCCGCAGACTTTTCTGGGCATCAGCGAGGACGGACGTGCGAGTGTGGTGAATACCACCGGAAATGCTGCAAGCCACCTCATCCTGCGTGGTGGTGAAGATGGGCCGAACTTTGACGCGGCCTCTGTCTCTTCCGCACTCGCTGATTTGGAAAAGCACAAGTTGCCTCCCGTAGTGATGATCGATGCCAGCCATGCGAACTGTGGCAAGGACTGCACGCGCATGCCGGATAGCTTCCGCCAGATTGTGCGTCAGCGCGTGACGGGCACACGCGGCATCATCGGCGCGATGCTGGAGAGCAATCTCGTCGCCGGCGCACAAACGCTCGGCACCTCACGCGAGGGCCTGGTCTATGGGCAATCCATCACGGACCAGTGCATGGATTGGGAGACGACGCAGGAGCTCCTTTGGGAGGCCGCGGGCTGCCTGCCCTGCTCCACCATCCGCCAGACGGTGTTTGCTTGA
- a CDS encoding CPBP family intramembrane glutamic endopeptidase, with amino-acid sequence MPTASKSSSTLLLILGYVLGVLLLGALLAPPLFFAAKSVIQNSPDSALAGVLEGKEFPGYFNRAVLLAAVLGLWPLLKAMRMKWHEVVGETRLSRGAGETALGFLTALAFIAIMGYFCWWAEACRIHPNAKWYNFHKPLLSGFTVSIIEEFLFRGAVLGILCRSLGTRAGLWWTTGIFAFVHFLKPPLDGAIPDASVTWTSGFWVISQLFRGFGRWENFVGEFLLLAAVGWVLGRARQSTGGLWLSIGLHAGWVSGMKYFGGVVFTSKALRDGDFTPWMTQNTCRAIVSPIVGIVPLIAVLLTGAVVLLIVRWRKDGKPSQAR; translated from the coding sequence ATGCCCACCGCTTCCAAGTCCTCCAGCACACTGCTGCTCATCCTCGGCTATGTCCTGGGAGTGCTGCTGCTGGGAGCATTGCTGGCCCCGCCTCTTTTCTTCGCCGCGAAGAGCGTCATTCAAAACTCGCCGGACAGCGCCTTGGCCGGGGTACTGGAGGGAAAGGAATTCCCCGGCTACTTCAACCGCGCGGTGCTGCTCGCCGCCGTACTGGGCCTGTGGCCGCTGCTGAAAGCGATGCGCATGAAGTGGCATGAGGTTGTGGGCGAAACACGCCTGTCCCGTGGTGCAGGTGAGACGGCCCTGGGATTCCTCACGGCCCTGGCTTTCATCGCCATCATGGGATACTTCTGCTGGTGGGCTGAGGCCTGCCGCATCCATCCCAACGCGAAGTGGTACAATTTTCACAAGCCTCTCCTGTCAGGGTTTACGGTGAGCATCATTGAAGAGTTCCTGTTTCGCGGGGCGGTGCTCGGAATCCTCTGCCGCTCTCTGGGAACACGCGCCGGACTCTGGTGGACCACCGGCATCTTCGCCTTCGTGCATTTTCTGAAGCCCCCCCTCGATGGCGCCATTCCTGATGCATCCGTCACGTGGACCAGCGGCTTCTGGGTCATCAGCCAGCTCTTCCGTGGATTCGGACGCTGGGAGAATTTTGTGGGCGAGTTCCTCCTGCTCGCTGCCGTGGGCTGGGTGCTCGGTCGCGCGCGGCAATCGACGGGAGGTCTGTGGCTTTCCATCGGCTTGCATGCCGGATGGGTCTCCGGCATGAAGTACTTTGGCGGGGTGGTCTTCACCTCCAAAGCCCTGCGCGATGGGGATTTCACGCCCTGGATGACGCAGAACACCTGCCGCGCCATTGTCAGCCCCATTGTAGGCATCGTCCCACTCATCGCTGTGCTGCTCACCGGTGCCGTGGTGCTGCTGATCGTGCGCTGGCGCAAAGACGGGAAACCGTCCCAAGCCCGCTGA
- a CDS encoding DUF1453 domain-containing protein encodes MPLLLLTLALIALLALVALALPLSIISRYRAGTARRRARPWVALLNVISIGISTLLFLGTAVFSSLWVSGAFKYSAVGVVCGMVLGLVGLRLTRWEATSQALHFIPNRWLVLAITVGVFLRLSFGLWRVWKSWHASSGDHSWLAESGLAGSMATGAIVLGYYLTFWFGIWARARAVVGPSKQQG; translated from the coding sequence ATGCCGCTGCTCCTGCTCACCCTGGCATTGATTGCGCTTCTCGCCCTCGTCGCGCTTGCGTTGCCTCTTTCTATTATCAGTCGTTACCGCGCAGGCACCGCCCGCCGACGTGCCCGGCCGTGGGTGGCCTTGTTGAATGTCATCAGCATCGGTATCTCCACCTTGCTCTTTCTCGGGACTGCGGTGTTCAGCAGCCTTTGGGTTTCGGGTGCATTCAAGTACAGCGCCGTAGGGGTTGTGTGCGGCATGGTCCTTGGCCTCGTGGGACTTCGACTCACCCGGTGGGAAGCCACTTCACAGGCGCTCCACTTCATTCCCAACCGATGGCTGGTGCTTGCAATCACCGTGGGCGTCTTTCTGCGGCTCTCTTTCGGCTTGTGGCGTGTGTGGAAATCGTGGCATGCCTCCTCAGGTGACCATTCGTGGCTGGCTGAGTCCGGCCTGGCTGGCTCGATGGCTACTGGAGCGATCGTGCTTGGGTACTATCTCACCTTCTGGTTCGGCATCTGGGCACGCGCGCGAGCCGTGGTAGGCCCATCGAAACAACAGGGATGA
- a CDS encoding alpha-hydroxy acid oxidase, whose product MDPNYFSFLYPSVEHLRNRTRQRLPRFVLEYLEGGCFSEINLRRNTDEIREVQLRPYYLRDYAGSDLKTELFGKTYDAPFGIAPIGLQGLIWPEATEILSSAAYRANVPFILSTVATASIETVGKLTKGQAWYQLYHPTEDDLRDKLLERAEKAGFPVLVILADTPTFAYRPKEIRNGLSIPPKMTFRNILQMMFHPTWSFSQLRAGAPKFRTLERYIPKGTNMKHLGLFMNKTFSGRLSPSRIAAIREKWKGKLVVKGIVNEEDAEKALSLGVDGLIVSNHGGRQLDAGQSTIKPLQELAEKFGHRTTLMIDSGLRSGPDVACALACGAKFAFMGRTFMYGVGALGKYGGAHTITMLKRQLQQVMEQIACERVTDFPKHLVQ is encoded by the coding sequence ATGGACCCCAATTACTTCAGCTTCCTCTATCCCTCCGTCGAGCATCTGCGCAACCGTACCCGCCAGCGGCTGCCTCGATTCGTTCTGGAGTATCTGGAAGGCGGCTGCTTCTCTGAGATTAACCTGCGGCGAAATACTGACGAGATCCGCGAGGTGCAGCTACGACCGTACTACCTGCGTGACTACGCCGGCAGCGACCTGAAGACCGAACTTTTTGGCAAGACCTACGACGCACCCTTCGGCATCGCGCCCATTGGGCTGCAGGGTCTCATCTGGCCGGAAGCCACGGAGATTCTCTCCAGCGCGGCCTACCGGGCGAATGTGCCTTTCATCCTCAGCACAGTGGCCACCGCCAGCATTGAGACCGTGGGGAAACTCACCAAGGGACAGGCTTGGTACCAACTCTACCACCCCACGGAGGACGACCTGCGTGACAAACTGCTGGAACGTGCCGAGAAGGCAGGCTTTCCCGTGCTCGTCATCCTGGCGGATACCCCCACCTTCGCCTATCGACCCAAGGAGATTCGCAACGGCCTCTCCATCCCGCCGAAGATGACCTTTCGGAACATCCTGCAGATGATGTTTCATCCCACGTGGTCCTTCAGCCAGCTCCGCGCAGGTGCACCCAAATTCAGGACTCTGGAACGGTACATCCCCAAGGGCACGAACATGAAGCACCTGGGCCTCTTCATGAACAAGACCTTCTCCGGCAGACTCAGTCCCTCACGCATCGCAGCCATCCGCGAGAAATGGAAGGGCAAGCTCGTGGTGAAGGGCATCGTGAACGAGGAAGATGCTGAGAAGGCGTTGAGCCTTGGTGTGGATGGCCTCATCGTTTCCAATCACGGTGGCCGCCAGCTCGATGCCGGGCAGTCCACCATCAAGCCGCTGCAAGAACTCGCAGAGAAGTTTGGCCATCGCACCACACTGATGATTGATAGCGGCCTCCGCTCCGGCCCGGATGTAGCCTGTGCACTCGCCTGCGGCGCGAAGTTTGCCTTCATGGGCCGCACCTTCATGTACGGCGTAGGTGCACTTGGAAAATACGGTGGTGCGCACACCATCACCATGTTGAAGCGCCAGCTTCAGCAGGTGATGGAACAGATCGCCTGCGAGCGAGTGACGGATTTCCCAAAGCACCTCGTGCAGTGA
- a CDS encoding esterase/lipase family protein, with translation MKPHFSFWPAIALLACLSLSSCARYATIAERRPQFRPIRTAVGALVSVERDLIDVTARSHRQPMETLGRCLAAAQTAQAELERDPKNDEARNAYNYALSRVFMIIRDAKLDPWTKPLAVPTEKGTFELTHRRVANKKWDPALYDFTPSDQFDVGGVFVKEHITKDGLGAPLVAIGKKENEDERENFYLPRTYYGVTAVVRFQGSRAEVAFSDPLATETVEVGRHTYPLAADFSTPVAVLLASTKPEKMGLARLINPEKYAHTARIARLQPYDPNKTVVLVIHGLNSAPPTYTPMINALRGDENIRKNYQFWFYSYPSGYPYPHSAAILRKELDAIEKRYPLKKKMVVIGHSMGGCISRLLITDVGDKLWLQMFGKPPEQVEISPDTKKLFTDALIFEHRPEVGRVIFICAPLKGADMASGTVGRIGASLVKAPRTLLKAGKEAVKLVVLPGDAMQLKRIPNSVDTLAPTNGFVMAINKFPLTPGIPYNTIMGDRGKGGNKDKTKPAQSDGIVPYWSSHMDGAESELVVPTHHGAHQNPAAIKEVRRILLEHAGVQ, from the coding sequence ATGAAGCCCCATTTCTCCTTCTGGCCTGCCATCGCCCTCCTCGCGTGCCTTTCCCTCAGCAGCTGTGCGAGGTACGCCACCATTGCGGAGCGGCGTCCGCAGTTCCGGCCCATACGCACGGCGGTGGGCGCGCTGGTTTCTGTGGAGAGGGACCTGATCGATGTGACCGCGCGCAGCCATCGCCAGCCCATGGAGACGTTGGGGAGATGCCTCGCGGCTGCGCAGACTGCACAGGCCGAGCTGGAACGCGACCCCAAGAATGATGAGGCTCGCAACGCCTATAACTATGCCTTGTCCCGAGTCTTCATGATCATTCGGGATGCGAAGCTGGATCCATGGACAAAGCCGCTCGCGGTGCCCACCGAGAAGGGCACGTTCGAACTCACGCATCGCCGTGTCGCGAACAAGAAGTGGGACCCGGCGTTGTATGATTTCACGCCTTCCGATCAGTTCGATGTGGGTGGCGTGTTTGTGAAGGAACACATCACCAAGGATGGCCTGGGCGCGCCACTTGTGGCCATTGGAAAGAAAGAGAACGAAGACGAACGTGAGAACTTCTATCTGCCACGCACCTACTACGGCGTGACGGCGGTGGTGCGTTTCCAGGGCTCACGCGCGGAAGTGGCATTCTCTGATCCATTGGCCACGGAGACTGTGGAGGTGGGCAGGCATACGTATCCTCTTGCGGCAGACTTCTCCACTCCGGTGGCAGTCTTGCTCGCCAGCACCAAGCCGGAGAAGATGGGGCTCGCCCGCCTCATCAATCCCGAAAAGTATGCGCACACGGCGCGCATTGCGCGTCTGCAGCCCTATGATCCGAACAAGACGGTGGTGCTTGTGATTCACGGATTGAACTCCGCACCGCCGACCTACACTCCGATGATCAATGCGCTGCGCGGTGATGAGAACATCCGCAAGAACTACCAGTTCTGGTTCTACAGCTATCCCAGCGGCTATCCGTATCCTCACTCCGCGGCCATTCTGAGAAAGGAGCTGGATGCCATTGAGAAACGGTATCCGCTAAAGAAGAAGATGGTCGTGATCGGCCACAGCATGGGGGGATGCATCAGCCGCCTGCTCATCACGGATGTGGGCGACAAGCTCTGGCTTCAGATGTTTGGCAAGCCGCCGGAGCAAGTGGAGATCTCACCCGATACGAAGAAACTCTTCACGGATGCACTCATCTTTGAGCATCGTCCGGAAGTGGGGCGTGTGATCTTCATCTGCGCGCCGCTGAAGGGCGCGGACATGGCCAGCGGTACGGTGGGGCGCATCGGAGCCAGCTTGGTCAAGGCTCCTCGCACGCTTTTGAAGGCTGGCAAGGAAGCTGTGAAGCTGGTGGTACTCCCAGGAGACGCCATGCAACTGAAGCGCATTCCCAACAGCGTGGACACACTTGCGCCAACCAACGGATTCGTGATGGCCATCAACAAATTTCCCCTCACGCCGGGCATTCCGTACAACACCATCATGGGTGACCGTGGCAAAGGCGGGAACAAGGACAAGACCAAGCCAGCACAGTCCGATGGCATTGTGCCCTACTGGAGCAGCCATATGGACGGTGCCGAGAGCGAACTGGTTGTGCCCACACACCATGGCGCGCACCAGAATCCCGCCGCCATCAAGGAAGTGCGCCGTATTCTGCTGGAGCATGCAGGGGTGCAGTAA
- a CDS encoding alginate export family protein, whose product MNGALSYAGLILLVMAFGLTRASAQMRDDRADIPSGGSMPLLNDWKFSVEGHARTMQETYRGVDFGLGDIDNDAWVHQRVQVMLRAEYESTFALVTELTWGRMWGKRNPLAPPDEDKPDFLQLFAEWKDTLADAGDDTLLIRGGRQTLYYGSGRLLSIREGANQRLAHDALLVSLSGSPGIRVDAFIASPVQIEDGAFDNRSHPDEVLFWSVYAVLPSPLGKEHYVDLYYIGLRDEDSIFAEMGGGELRHTIGTRWWSEVEPLVYNTEFILQFGETGDRDILAGAASLGVGYVFRDVPWRPTLMLRGDLISGGDASGDLHTFHPLFQANNYFNEGGFVSPSNLWNINPLVKLKPHPKVEVTMGVNFLWRFSAEDDVYGPPLQRLAGPAPGGERYLGTAYNAAISWQATSSTELSVGFTHHEAGSSLTSVGGGDEDYFQASVKVEF is encoded by the coding sequence ATGAATGGAGCGCTGTCATATGCGGGTCTGATCCTGCTGGTGATGGCGTTTGGGCTGACTCGCGCTTCCGCACAAATGCGTGATGATCGCGCAGACATCCCGAGTGGTGGCTCAATGCCGTTGTTGAACGACTGGAAGTTCAGTGTGGAAGGTCATGCGCGCACGATGCAGGAAACCTACCGGGGCGTGGACTTTGGCTTGGGTGACATCGACAACGATGCGTGGGTGCATCAGCGTGTCCAAGTGATGTTGCGTGCGGAATATGAGTCCACTTTTGCACTCGTCACGGAGCTCACCTGGGGGCGCATGTGGGGGAAGCGCAATCCACTGGCACCGCCGGATGAAGACAAGCCGGACTTTCTGCAGCTCTTCGCGGAATGGAAGGACACCTTGGCGGATGCAGGTGACGACACGCTGCTGATTCGTGGTGGAAGGCAGACATTGTACTATGGTTCCGGGCGTCTGCTATCCATCCGTGAGGGAGCGAATCAGCGGCTCGCTCATGATGCGTTGCTGGTTTCACTGAGTGGTAGTCCGGGCATCCGGGTGGATGCTTTCATCGCGTCTCCGGTGCAGATCGAGGACGGTGCGTTCGACAACCGTTCGCATCCCGATGAGGTGCTTTTCTGGAGTGTGTATGCCGTCCTGCCATCTCCCCTGGGAAAGGAGCATTATGTGGATCTCTACTACATAGGCTTGCGTGATGAGGACTCCATCTTTGCGGAGATGGGAGGAGGTGAGTTGCGTCACACCATTGGCACTCGCTGGTGGAGTGAGGTGGAACCGCTGGTCTATAACACGGAATTCATCCTCCAGTTCGGCGAGACAGGAGATCGCGACATCCTCGCAGGCGCCGCGAGCTTGGGTGTGGGTTATGTATTTCGCGACGTGCCCTGGCGGCCCACCTTGATGTTGCGCGGGGACCTCATTTCCGGCGGCGATGCCTCCGGGGACTTGCACACGTTTCATCCGCTCTTCCAGGCGAACAACTACTTCAATGAAGGCGGCTTCGTCTCGCCATCGAACCTTTGGAACATCAACCCACTGGTGAAGCTCAAACCACATCCGAAGGTGGAAGTGACGATGGGGGTGAACTTCCTCTGGCGGTTCAGTGCGGAGGACGACGTGTACGGGCCGCCATTGCAACGTCTGGCAGGTCCCGCACCTGGAGGTGAACGCTATCTTGGCACGGCATACAATGCGGCCATATCGTGGCAGGCCACTTCATCGACGGAACTATCCGTGGGCTTCACGCATCATGAGGCGGGTTCTTCTCTTACGAGTGTGGGAGGTGGTGATGAGGACTACTTCCAGGCGAGTGTAAAGGTGGAGTTTTGA
- a CDS encoding amidohydrolase produces the protein MSASIIPDLILTNGRITTLDAAKPEAREVVIKDGRVIGLDNAGDFATNHQTKVIDLKGRRVIPGLNDSHLHVIRGGLNYNMELRWDGVPSLADGLRMLKAQAQRTPPGQWVRVVGGWSEFQFAERRMPTLDEINEAAPDTPVFILHLYCRALLNKAALKACGYTRDTPNPPGGEIQRDSAGNPTGLLIARPNATILYSTLAKGPKLPPEHQVNSTRHFMRELNRLGLTSIIDAGGGYQNYPEDYGVIDELHKRGELTLRIAYNLFTQKPKEEKADFARWIKMTGPGVGDDYFRCNGAGEMLVFSAADFEDFLEPRPDLAPTLESELKEVVSLLAANKWPFRLHATYDESITRFLNVFEEVNRETPFDGVHWFFDHCETISDRNLERVKALSGGVAVQHRMAFQGEYFIERYGKQAAERTPPVRRMLEMGLPVGAGTDATRVASYNPWVSLYWLTTGKTVGGVSMYPEKNCLSREEALRLYTQGSSWFSTENGKKGSLAVGQLADLAVLTDDYFSVPEEVIKGIESVMTVLGGKVVHANGDFSGHAPTALPVLPEWSPISVFGGYGAPLDLKKAVRAGVPLPEGHVAKTSLRGVRRVETHQNASSTFGSFWGSGCDCFAF, from the coding sequence ATGAGTGCTTCCATCATTCCGGATCTGATTCTCACCAATGGACGTATCACCACGCTGGATGCGGCCAAGCCCGAGGCGCGTGAGGTGGTCATCAAGGACGGTCGCGTCATCGGGCTCGACAATGCCGGCGACTTCGCGACCAATCATCAGACGAAAGTCATCGATCTGAAGGGCAGGCGAGTCATCCCTGGCTTGAATGACTCCCACCTGCATGTCATTCGAGGTGGGTTGAACTACAACATGGAGTTGCGCTGGGACGGCGTGCCCTCGCTGGCGGATGGATTGCGCATGCTGAAGGCCCAGGCTCAGCGCACACCACCGGGGCAGTGGGTGCGCGTTGTGGGAGGGTGGAGTGAGTTTCAGTTTGCCGAGCGGCGCATGCCGACCCTGGACGAGATCAACGAAGCCGCACCGGACACTCCCGTTTTTATTCTGCATCTCTACTGCCGCGCCCTGCTGAACAAGGCGGCACTGAAAGCGTGTGGATACACGCGCGATACGCCGAATCCGCCTGGAGGTGAGATCCAGCGCGACTCGGCCGGCAATCCTACGGGCCTGCTCATCGCGCGGCCCAATGCGACCATCCTGTATTCCACTCTTGCGAAGGGTCCGAAACTCCCGCCGGAGCATCAGGTCAACTCCACGCGTCACTTCATGCGCGAGCTCAACCGGCTCGGGCTCACCAGCATCATCGATGCAGGCGGGGGCTATCAGAATTATCCGGAAGACTACGGGGTCATCGACGAACTGCACAAACGCGGTGAGTTGACCTTGCGGATCGCCTACAACCTCTTCACGCAAAAGCCCAAGGAAGAGAAGGCGGACTTTGCCCGGTGGATCAAGATGACCGGTCCCGGAGTGGGGGATGACTATTTCCGCTGCAATGGTGCGGGTGAAATGCTGGTGTTCTCTGCGGCGGATTTTGAGGACTTTCTGGAGCCGAGGCCCGACCTGGCGCCCACACTGGAGAGCGAGCTCAAAGAGGTGGTCTCACTACTGGCGGCAAACAAGTGGCCCTTCCGCCTGCATGCAACTTATGACGAGAGCATCACGCGTTTCCTGAATGTCTTTGAGGAGGTGAACCGCGAAACGCCTTTCGATGGCGTGCATTGGTTCTTCGACCATTGTGAAACGATCTCGGACAGAAACCTGGAACGCGTGAAGGCACTGAGTGGAGGGGTGGCCGTCCAGCATCGTATGGCGTTTCAGGGTGAGTATTTCATCGAGCGCTATGGGAAGCAGGCAGCAGAGCGCACGCCTCCCGTGAGGCGGATGCTGGAAATGGGTCTGCCCGTGGGTGCGGGCACGGATGCCACCCGCGTGGCCAGCTACAATCCGTGGGTCTCTCTCTACTGGCTTACTACGGGCAAGACGGTGGGGGGTGTCTCCATGTACCCGGAAAAGAACTGTCTCTCACGTGAGGAAGCTTTGCGGCTGTACACGCAGGGCAGCAGTTGGTTCTCCACGGAGAACGGCAAGAAAGGCAGTCTCGCCGTGGGACAGCTCGCGGATCTCGCGGTGCTGACGGACGACTACTTCAGTGTGCCTGAGGAAGTCATCAAGGGGATCGAGTCCGTGATGACTGTGCTCGGTGGCAAAGTGGTGCATGCCAATGGCGACTTCTCCGGTCATGCGCCGACGGCGCTGCCCGTGCTGCCAGAGTGGTCACCGATTTCGGTATTCGGTGGATATGGTGCACCACTCGATTTGAAGAAGGCGGTGCGTGCGGGTGTGCCGTTGCCGGAGGGACATGTGGCGAAGACGAGTCTGCGTGGCGTACGGAGGGTGGAGACACATCAGAATGCGTCGAGCACGTTTGGATCCTTCTGGGGCTCGGGATGCGATTGTTTTGCATTCTAG
- a CDS encoding antibiotic biosynthesis monooxygenase, translating into MDEVVHVAITRRVRKEHVSAFEKALAEFARDSLEAPGTRGVQFLYPAPGSGSLEYGILRTFSNREAREAFYQSPLYQKWQDQVRHMVEGEPTCRDLHGLEAWFRDPGSGQHPPRWKMALLTWSAVWPVSMIIPALFLPFIGSLPHLLRAGVISAGITATLTWVAMPQLVKLARRWLHP; encoded by the coding sequence ATGGACGAAGTTGTACATGTCGCCATCACGCGACGAGTCCGGAAGGAGCACGTCAGTGCGTTTGAAAAGGCGCTGGCGGAATTCGCCCGCGACTCGCTCGAGGCTCCGGGGACCAGAGGGGTGCAATTCCTCTATCCGGCGCCGGGTTCCGGGTCACTGGAGTACGGCATCCTGCGCACCTTCTCGAATCGCGAGGCGCGCGAAGCCTTCTATCAATCACCCCTCTACCAGAAATGGCAGGACCAGGTGCGTCACATGGTGGAAGGCGAACCGACCTGCCGTGACCTGCATGGACTCGAGGCTTGGTTTCGCGACCCGGGGAGCGGTCAGCATCCACCTCGGTGGAAAATGGCCCTGCTTACCTGGAGCGCCGTGTGGCCGGTGAGCATGATCATTCCAGCCCTTTTCCTCCCGTTCATCGGCTCCCTGCCGCATCTCCTGCGCGCGGGGGTCATCTCCGCGGGCATCACCGCCACGCTCACGTGGGTCGCCATGCCCCAGCTCGTGAAGCTCGCACGCCGCTGGCTTCACCCCTGA
- a CDS encoding hydrolase codes for MSPYHKLYTPEDSAVVFIDHQPQMTFGVANIDRATLINNVTLLAKVAKEFNVPAVLTAVETESFSGYVWPQLLDVFPGQAVVERTSMNSWDDEGFRKAIEATGRKNILMTGLWTEVCVTWPTIEMLGAGYNIYVVEDCCGATSQAAHDAALSRMVQAGAVRVTTIPALLEWQRDWAKREHYNNLMGLIKGQGGAYGVGVEYAYTMVHKAPQSAIKPQVVPKKAGH; via the coding sequence ATGAGTCCCTACCACAAACTTTATACCCCTGAAGACAGTGCGGTTGTGTTCATCGATCACCAGCCGCAGATGACCTTCGGTGTCGCGAACATTGATCGCGCCACACTCATCAACAACGTCACGCTGCTGGCGAAGGTGGCCAAGGAGTTCAATGTGCCCGCCGTGCTCACTGCGGTGGAGACGGAATCCTTCAGTGGCTATGTCTGGCCACAGCTACTGGACGTCTTCCCTGGTCAAGCCGTGGTGGAACGCACTTCGATGAACTCGTGGGATGATGAGGGTTTCCGCAAAGCCATCGAGGCGACCGGGCGGAAGAACATCCTCATGACCGGTCTGTGGACGGAGGTGTGTGTGACCTGGCCCACGATTGAGATGCTGGGCGCTGGCTACAACATCTACGTGGTGGAGGACTGCTGCGGCGCCACTTCGCAGGCGGCGCATGACGCGGCGCTTTCCCGCATGGTGCAGGCCGGAGCGGTGCGAGTGACCACCATTCCTGCCCTGCTGGAGTGGCAGCGTGACTGGGCGAAGCGCGAGCACTACAACAATCTCATGGGCCTCATCAAAGGCCAGGGCGGCGCGTATGGTGTGGGCGTGGAGTATGCCTACACCATGGTGCACAAGGCCCCGCAGTCAGCGATCAAACCCCAGGTGGTGCCGAAGAAGGCAGGCCACTAA